The following are encoded together in the Tepidiforma bonchosmolovskayae genome:
- a CDS encoding HAD family hydrolase — MPVRAVLFDVGDTLWHAAGAPPPAEFRRRAAERAAAFLRARGLPAADPAALARACWDAMEAAMRAARSGDLVEPDYPRVAADAAAALGVPLDRAAAADFLDAIYVSGAEGGKVAYPDARPTLDALRQRGFHLGIVTNRAFGGERFRADLREAGLDIDWDVIAVSVEVGYLKPHPRLFHAALDALGLAPAEAVMVGNSLAEDIAGAQRLGMPAAWKRSAADADGVVPDFTFDRVSELLDWSLLAEAARVR, encoded by the coding sequence ATGCCAGTCCGTGCGGTCCTCTTCGATGTCGGCGATACCCTCTGGCACGCCGCCGGGGCGCCGCCGCCCGCCGAATTCCGCCGCCGCGCCGCCGAGCGCGCCGCCGCCTTCCTTCGCGCCCGCGGCCTCCCGGCAGCCGACCCGGCCGCCCTCGCCCGTGCCTGCTGGGATGCCATGGAAGCCGCCATGCGCGCGGCCCGCAGCGGCGACCTCGTCGAACCGGATTACCCCCGCGTCGCCGCCGATGCCGCCGCCGCCCTCGGCGTGCCGCTCGACCGCGCCGCCGCCGCCGACTTCCTCGATGCCATCTACGTCTCCGGCGCCGAGGGCGGCAAGGTCGCCTACCCCGACGCCCGTCCAACCCTCGACGCCCTCCGCCAGCGCGGCTTCCACCTCGGCATCGTCACCAATCGCGCCTTCGGCGGCGAACGCTTCCGCGCCGACCTCCGCGAGGCCGGCCTCGATATCGACTGGGACGTCATCGCCGTCTCCGTCGAGGTCGGCTACCTCAAGCCCCACCCGCGCCTCTTCCACGCCGCTCTCGATGCGCTCGGGCTCGCCCCGGCCGAGGCCGTGATGGTCGGCAACTCCCTCGCCGAAGATATCGCCGGGGCCCAGCGCCTCGGCATGCCCGCCGCATGGAAACGCTCCGCCGCCGACGCCGACGGCGTCGTCCCCGACTTCACCTTCGACCGCGTCAGCGAACTGCTCGACTGGTCGCTCCTCGCGGAGGCCGCCCGTGTCCGCTGA
- the argH gene encoding argininosuccinate lyase → MSAEGRTWGGRFEGGMHELTRDYTAGMDRDLWEFDIAGSIAHARMLGRQGIIPAADADAIIAGLEAVREKFRRGEIPWNPELEDIHTHIESALRDLIGEPAGRLHTARSRNDQVALVNRMAVRALCDDAVAALRELILVICELAERHAADPMPGYTHVQRAQPITLGHHLLAYGEMLLRDRDRFLDCRRRVNVMPLGSGALAGAPYPLDREMVARELGFDAISRNSIDATADRDFVAEFCFACAMTQVHISRLSEEIILWASSEYAFVRLPDAFATGSSIMPQKKNADVAELARGRAGRLIGELTGILATLKGLPLAYNRDLQEDKAYYLAAGRTLIQTLQVFAAMLPALQFDLARMREAAGQGYALATDIADYLVKKGMPFRQAHAVVGGLVREAESRGCELNELPLEVYRAASPLFEPDVLAITVESALDARDVPGGTAPRRVREAARELRALVG, encoded by the coding sequence GTGTCCGCTGAAGGCCGAACCTGGGGCGGCCGCTTCGAAGGCGGCATGCACGAACTCACCCGCGATTACACCGCCGGCATGGACCGCGACCTCTGGGAGTTCGACATCGCCGGCTCCATCGCCCACGCCCGCATGCTCGGGCGCCAGGGCATCATCCCCGCCGCCGACGCCGACGCCATCATCGCGGGCCTCGAAGCCGTCCGCGAAAAGTTCCGCCGCGGCGAAATCCCGTGGAACCCCGAGCTCGAAGACATCCATACCCACATCGAATCCGCGCTCCGCGACCTCATTGGCGAGCCGGCCGGCCGCCTCCACACCGCCCGCTCCCGCAACGACCAGGTCGCCCTCGTCAACCGCATGGCTGTCCGCGCCCTCTGTGACGACGCCGTTGCCGCCCTGCGTGAGCTCATCCTCGTCATCTGCGAGCTGGCCGAGCGCCACGCTGCCGACCCGATGCCCGGCTACACCCACGTCCAGCGGGCCCAGCCCATCACCCTCGGCCACCACCTCCTCGCCTACGGCGAGATGCTCCTCCGCGACCGCGACCGCTTCCTCGATTGCCGCCGCCGGGTCAACGTCATGCCCCTCGGCTCGGGGGCGCTCGCAGGCGCGCCGTATCCGCTCGACCGCGAGATGGTCGCCCGCGAGCTCGGCTTTGACGCCATCTCGCGCAACTCCATCGACGCCACCGCCGACCGCGACTTCGTCGCCGAGTTCTGCTTCGCCTGCGCCATGACGCAGGTCCACATCTCCCGGCTCTCCGAGGAGATCATCCTCTGGGCCAGCAGCGAGTACGCCTTCGTCCGCCTGCCCGATGCCTTCGCCACCGGCTCCAGCATCATGCCCCAGAAGAAGAACGCCGATGTCGCCGAGCTCGCACGCGGCCGCGCCGGCCGCCTCATCGGTGAGCTGACCGGCATCCTTGCCACGCTGAAAGGGCTGCCGCTCGCCTACAACCGCGACCTGCAGGAAGACAAGGCCTACTACCTCGCCGCCGGCCGCACCCTCATCCAGACCCTCCAGGTCTTTGCCGCGATGCTCCCCGCCCTCCAGTTCGACCTCGCCCGCATGCGCGAGGCCGCCGGCCAGGGTTACGCCCTCGCAACCGACATCGCCGACTACCTCGTGAAGAAGGGCATGCCGTTCCGCCAGGCCCACGCCGTCGTCGGCGGCCTCGTCCGCGAGGCCGAGTCCCGCGGCTGCGAGCTGAACGAACTCCCGCTCGAGGTCTACCGCGCCGCCAGCCCGCTCTTCGAGCCCGACGTCCTGGCCATCACCGTCGAATCCGCCCTCGACGCGCGCGATGTCCCCGGCGGGACCGCCCCGCGCCGCGTCCGCGAAGCCGCGCGCGAACTTCGCGCCCTCGTCGGCTGA
- a CDS encoding formyltransferase family protein: MNSPSDRLRIAWLTTGRGPGSFGALAYLFDAIGRGLPVDVAVVFVNRARGEAEPTDRLIAMAEAHGTPVELLSSVAFRKERGGKVGRPGEPLQPWRYEYDAEVARRLSQYRFDLGVMFGYMLIATEPLYGRFTFLNDHPALPDGPVGTYQEVIAELIRSGAEESGCMMNVVTGDVDRGPAVSFCRYAIRDAANAALWAELPPERAAGMDLEAVMATPLYADIRARGVARERPFLVETLRAIAEGRLPIPPPEPVDLTAEVERALAAERPAVY, from the coding sequence ATGAACTCCCCTTCTGACCGGCTGCGGATCGCCTGGCTGACGACGGGGCGAGGACCGGGCTCGTTCGGGGCGCTGGCGTACCTGTTCGATGCGATCGGGCGGGGGCTGCCGGTGGACGTGGCGGTTGTCTTCGTGAACCGGGCCAGGGGCGAGGCGGAGCCGACGGACCGTCTGATCGCGATGGCGGAGGCGCATGGGACTCCGGTGGAGCTGCTCTCCTCGGTGGCGTTCCGAAAGGAGCGCGGGGGGAAGGTCGGGAGGCCGGGCGAACCGCTCCAGCCGTGGCGGTACGAGTACGACGCCGAGGTCGCGCGGCGGCTGTCGCAGTACCGCTTCGACCTGGGGGTGATGTTCGGCTACATGCTCATTGCGACGGAACCGCTCTACGGGCGCTTCACGTTCCTGAACGACCACCCGGCGCTCCCGGACGGTCCGGTGGGGACGTACCAGGAGGTCATTGCGGAGCTTATCCGGTCGGGCGCGGAGGAGTCGGGCTGCATGATGAACGTGGTGACGGGCGATGTGGACCGGGGGCCTGCGGTGAGCTTCTGCCGGTACGCGATCCGGGATGCAGCGAACGCGGCCCTCTGGGCCGAACTTCCCCCGGAGCGGGCCGCAGGGATGGACCTCGAGGCAGTGATGGCGACGCCGCTCTACGCCGACATCCGGGCCCGCGGGGTTGCGCGCGAACGGCCGTTCCTGGTCGAGACGCTGCGCGCCATCGCGGAAGGCCGGCTGCCGATTCCCCCGCCGGAACCGGTCGATCTGACGGCGGAGGTGGAGCGAGCGCTCGCAGCGGAGCGCCCGGCCGTATACTGA
- the xseB gene encoding exodeoxyribonuclease VII small subunit: protein MASEASESFEALYAQLEEHARRLEQGNLPLEESLKLYEEGAALVDRLRALLEGAELKLQQIQQRLEADESTLMEIEEQYDADGDELPF, encoded by the coding sequence ATGGCGAGCGAGGCGAGCGAGAGTTTCGAGGCGCTGTACGCGCAGCTGGAGGAGCACGCGCGGCGGCTCGAGCAGGGGAACCTGCCGCTGGAAGAATCGCTGAAGCTGTATGAGGAGGGCGCAGCACTGGTGGACCGGCTGCGTGCGCTGCTCGAGGGTGCAGAGCTGAAGCTGCAGCAGATCCAGCAGCGGCTGGAGGCCGACGAGAGTACGCTGATGGAGATCGAGGAGCAGTACGACGCGGACGGCGATGAACTCCCCTTCTGA
- the xseA gene encoding exodeoxyribonuclease VII large subunit: MGPTDQVLPVSAVVSFLREYVEASELLSDLWITGEVSNYSQSQLGHRYFTLRDAKAAIRCVMFRDRMPRGFQLQDGDRIIAHGRITLYVQRGELQFDCDFARPEGVGALAAKLEELRLRLEAEGLFDPARKRPLPRFPMRIGLVTSPGGAALHDVQFVLRKRWPLATLVFAPAMVQGELAPGQVVAALRRLAAEPDLDVILVVRGGGASEDLHAFNDERVARAIYASPYPVVTGVGHETDVTIADLVADVRAATPSAAAERATPDIVAVRRNLEVLDRAMASAVRQTAAGLAADVEAAAARLRRSAPRVAELQGAVRELAQGMEGCIERQLQRERGRFETMAARLAALDPMATLRRGFAIVQREGGRQPVVSSVRGVRAGDRLRVAVSDGAFWTEVR; the protein is encoded by the coding sequence ATGGGACCGACTGACCAGGTACTGCCCGTCTCCGCGGTCGTGAGCTTCCTGCGGGAGTACGTGGAAGCGAGCGAGCTGCTCTCCGACCTCTGGATCACTGGCGAGGTTTCGAACTACTCGCAGAGCCAGCTGGGGCACCGGTACTTCACGCTGCGCGATGCGAAGGCGGCGATCCGGTGCGTGATGTTCCGCGACCGGATGCCGCGGGGCTTCCAGCTGCAGGACGGGGACCGGATCATCGCGCACGGGCGCATCACGTTGTACGTCCAGCGCGGGGAGCTGCAGTTCGATTGCGATTTCGCCCGGCCGGAGGGGGTTGGGGCCCTGGCGGCGAAGCTGGAGGAGCTGCGGCTCCGGCTGGAAGCCGAGGGGCTGTTCGACCCGGCGCGGAAGCGGCCGCTGCCGCGATTCCCGATGCGGATCGGGCTGGTCACCTCACCGGGCGGGGCTGCGCTCCACGACGTACAGTTCGTCCTGCGGAAGCGGTGGCCGCTGGCGACGCTGGTGTTCGCGCCGGCGATGGTCCAGGGCGAGCTGGCGCCCGGGCAGGTCGTCGCCGCGCTGCGGCGGCTGGCGGCCGAGCCGGACCTGGACGTGATTCTCGTGGTGCGGGGCGGCGGCGCATCGGAGGACCTTCACGCCTTCAACGACGAGCGCGTGGCGCGGGCGATCTACGCGTCGCCGTACCCGGTGGTGACCGGCGTCGGGCACGAAACCGACGTGACGATTGCGGACCTCGTTGCGGACGTTCGGGCAGCGACGCCGAGCGCAGCAGCCGAACGGGCCACGCCGGACATCGTGGCGGTGCGGCGGAACCTGGAGGTGCTCGACCGGGCGATGGCCTCGGCCGTACGGCAGACGGCTGCGGGGCTGGCGGCCGACGTCGAAGCCGCCGCGGCGCGGCTGCGGCGAAGCGCGCCGCGGGTGGCAGAGCTGCAGGGGGCCGTGCGGGAGCTCGCGCAGGGCATGGAGGGCTGTATCGAGCGGCAGCTGCAGCGTGAGCGTGGGCGGTTCGAGACGATGGCCGCCCGGCTGGCGGCGCTCGACCCGATGGCGACGCTCCGGCGGGGATTCGCCATCGTGCAGCGCGAGGGCGGCCGGCAGCCGGTGGTGTCGTCGGTGCGGGGAGTTCGCGCGGGCGACCGGCTGCGGGTTGCGGTGAGCGACGGGGCATTCTGGACGGAGGTGCGGTGA
- the efp gene encoding elongation factor P has translation MISTGELKKGATIELDGKLYSILDYAHIKMGRGSAQVRIKFRDVRSGAIIEQTFQAGTKFQRARVERREMQYLYNDGEFFYFMNTETFEQIPVAADKVGDAAKYLKENDTCELVLYGDEVIGVELPITVELLVTDTEPGFKGDTATGGTKPATLETGLVVQVPLFVEPGTKIRVNTETGQYIERVQ, from the coding sequence ATGATTTCGACGGGAGAGCTGAAGAAGGGCGCGACCATCGAGCTCGACGGGAAGCTGTACTCAATCCTGGACTACGCGCACATCAAGATGGGGCGCGGTTCGGCGCAGGTGCGCATCAAGTTCCGGGACGTCCGGAGCGGGGCGATCATCGAGCAGACCTTCCAGGCGGGGACGAAGTTCCAGCGGGCGCGGGTCGAGCGCCGGGAGATGCAGTATCTCTACAACGACGGCGAGTTCTTCTACTTCATGAACACCGAGACGTTCGAGCAGATCCCGGTGGCGGCAGACAAGGTGGGCGACGCCGCGAAGTACCTGAAGGAGAACGACACCTGCGAGCTGGTGCTCTACGGCGACGAGGTAATCGGCGTTGAGCTGCCGATTACGGTGGAGCTGCTGGTGACCGACACGGAGCCGGGGTTCAAGGGGGATACGGCGACCGGCGGCACGAAGCCGGCGACGCTCGAGACCGGCCTCGTGGTGCAGGTCCCGCTGTTCGTGGAGCCGGGGACGAAGATCCGGGTGAATACCGAAACCGGACAGTACATCGAGCGGGTGCAGTAG
- a CDS encoding M24 family metallopeptidase, which produces MTGRLERLRALLEREGLDGLLISAPGEEGPGWESRAYLSGFTGSAGVLLVTRSAAVLAVDSRYWEQAEQETAGRGVRVLRALGPRQGWLRELVGEAGAAGKRIGVSPRDLTYAAFLGLSEMVDALPAEDRPELVPAFGLVEELRRVKDREELALLEAAIGIADRAFARLAGELEPGMTEDEAAARFEWYVREEGGSGVSFPSIVAGGPWSALPHAQPRREPFAAGAPVVIDVGARYRGYCSDLTRTVVLGEPGARFREVYEVVRAAQAAAIAGVEPGMRGSDAHELAHRVIREAGYGEQFGHGLGHGVGLAVHEDPYLGPSSDHVLEEGMVFTIEPGIYLPGWGGVRIEDIVVLEDGRARVLSHAPKLEFEGD; this is translated from the coding sequence GTGACGGGACGGCTGGAGCGGCTCCGGGCACTGCTGGAGCGGGAAGGGCTCGACGGGCTACTGATTTCGGCACCGGGCGAGGAAGGGCCGGGCTGGGAATCGCGGGCGTACCTGAGCGGTTTCACGGGGTCGGCGGGGGTGCTGCTGGTGACCCGCTCGGCAGCGGTGCTGGCGGTCGATTCGCGTTACTGGGAGCAGGCCGAGCAGGAGACCGCCGGGCGCGGCGTGCGGGTACTGCGGGCGCTGGGGCCGCGGCAGGGCTGGCTGCGGGAGCTGGTCGGGGAGGCCGGGGCGGCAGGGAAGCGCATCGGGGTTTCGCCGCGCGACCTGACCTACGCGGCGTTCCTCGGGCTCAGCGAGATGGTTGACGCGCTCCCGGCGGAGGACCGGCCGGAGCTGGTCCCGGCGTTCGGGCTGGTGGAGGAGCTGCGGCGGGTGAAGGACCGCGAGGAGCTGGCATTGCTCGAGGCGGCAATCGGCATCGCAGACCGGGCGTTTGCGCGCCTCGCGGGCGAGCTGGAACCGGGGATGACCGAAGACGAGGCGGCGGCGCGGTTCGAGTGGTACGTTCGCGAGGAAGGCGGGAGCGGGGTCTCGTTCCCGAGCATCGTTGCGGGCGGACCGTGGAGCGCCCTGCCGCACGCGCAGCCGCGGCGGGAGCCGTTCGCGGCGGGGGCGCCGGTGGTCATCGACGTGGGGGCGCGGTACCGCGGCTACTGCTCGGACCTGACGCGCACAGTGGTGCTGGGGGAGCCGGGTGCGCGATTCCGCGAGGTGTACGAGGTGGTGCGGGCAGCGCAGGCGGCGGCGATCGCCGGGGTCGAGCCGGGGATGCGGGGCTCGGATGCGCACGAGCTGGCGCACCGCGTGATCCGGGAGGCGGGCTACGGGGAGCAGTTCGGGCACGGGCTCGGGCACGGCGTCGGGCTGGCGGTGCACGAAGACCCGTATCTTGGTCCGTCATCGGACCATGTTCTCGAAGAGGGAATGGTGTTTACCATTGAACCCGGCATCTACCTGCCCGGCTGGGGCGGGGTGCGCATCGAAGATATCGTCGTGCTCGAGGATGGCCGCGCGCGCGTCCTGAGCCACGCACCGAAACTGGAATTCGAAGGGGACTGA
- the aroQ gene encoding type II 3-dehydroquinate dehydratase: MQLLLAHGPNLNLLGERRPEVYGTTTLADIEADVAGVANARGAAVLCFQSNHEGALIDALHSYRRVVDGVVLNAGAWTHTSVALRDAIEAVQLPVVEVHLSNTHRREAFRHRSLIAGVCIGQVTGLGREGYRVATNLLLDYLEGRP, from the coding sequence ATGCAGCTGCTCCTCGCCCATGGACCGAACCTGAACCTGCTCGGCGAGCGGAGGCCCGAGGTCTACGGCACGACGACGCTGGCGGACATCGAAGCGGATGTCGCCGGCGTGGCGAACGCCCGGGGCGCGGCGGTCCTCTGCTTCCAGTCGAACCACGAAGGGGCGCTGATCGACGCGCTCCACAGCTACCGCCGGGTCGTCGACGGGGTGGTGCTGAACGCGGGGGCATGGACGCACACCTCAGTTGCGCTGCGGGACGCGATTGAGGCGGTACAGCTCCCGGTCGTGGAGGTGCACCTTTCGAATACGCACCGGCGGGAGGCGTTCCGGCATCGGTCGCTCATCGCAGGGGTGTGCATCGGGCAGGTGACGGGGCTGGGGCGCGAGGGCTACCGGGTCGCCACGAATCTCCTGCTTGACTACCTCGAGGGGCGGCCGTGA
- a CDS encoding tyrosine recombinase produces MPTPAPHKTAEAFLDAYLRELGAVAGRSAYTIRNYRNDIGAFLRWCRERELEPLAISRQVFREYLGELKETGMAAASLTRRTSTVHGFYRYLQREGATDRDLLHGLAMPKRPRRLPKVLDPAALDRLLTAPDADTPQGLRDRAMMELLYGGGLRISELVALDLGQVNLAEGTAIVHGKGAKERLVLFGEPAMLALERYLAEGRPALAAGAKRGQGCAALFLNRFGSRLTARSVQALVRRYAVAAGIPAEVHPHLLRHSFATHLLDGGADLRIVQELLGHSSAATTQIYTHVSRQLQAELTRSAWERLGEASLESGRRRRRAAGEG; encoded by the coding sequence ATGCCAACTCCTGCCCCGCATAAGACGGCCGAAGCGTTCCTCGACGCGTACCTGCGCGAACTGGGTGCGGTGGCCGGCCGGTCGGCGTACACCATCCGGAACTACCGGAACGATATCGGCGCGTTCCTGCGGTGGTGCCGGGAGCGGGAACTCGAGCCGCTGGCGATTTCGCGGCAGGTGTTCCGGGAGTACCTCGGCGAGCTGAAGGAGACCGGGATGGCCGCGGCCTCGCTGACCCGGCGGACGAGCACGGTGCACGGGTTCTACCGGTACCTGCAGCGGGAAGGTGCGACGGACCGGGACCTGCTCCACGGGCTGGCGATGCCGAAGCGGCCGCGGCGGCTGCCGAAGGTGCTCGACCCGGCGGCCCTGGACCGGCTGCTGACGGCACCGGACGCGGACACGCCGCAGGGGCTGCGCGACCGGGCGATGATGGAGCTGCTCTACGGCGGCGGGCTGCGCATCTCGGAGCTCGTGGCGCTGGACCTTGGGCAGGTGAACCTCGCGGAAGGGACGGCAATCGTCCACGGCAAGGGCGCGAAGGAGCGGCTGGTGCTCTTCGGGGAGCCGGCGATGCTGGCGCTGGAGCGGTACCTTGCCGAAGGACGGCCCGCGCTCGCCGCAGGAGCGAAGCGCGGCCAGGGGTGCGCAGCGCTGTTCCTCAACCGGTTCGGCAGCAGGCTGACCGCCCGTTCCGTGCAGGCGCTGGTGCGAAGGTATGCGGTGGCGGCGGGCATCCCGGCGGAGGTCCACCCGCACCTGCTGCGCCACTCGTTCGCGACCCACCTGCTGGACGGCGGGGCGGACCTCAGGATTGTGCAGGAGCTGCTTGGCCATTCGTCGGCGGCGACGACGCAGATCTACACCCACGTGAGCCGCCAGCTCCAGGCGGAGCTGACGCGCTCGGCCTGGGAGCGGCTGGGCGAGGCGAGCCTCGAGAGCGGCCGGCGGCGGCGAAGGGCAGCCGGCGAGGGGTGA
- the topA gene encoding type I DNA topoisomerase: protein MATATATRRRRKTDAEAPALEGGSAAAPARGRKGPRYLVVVESPTKARTLQSILGSDYEVIASLGHVRDLPTYGYGVENVEQLDFRPKYVVVKDRNARVDKAEVIREIAEAAKRAERVFLSTDPDREGEAIAWHIKEAAGIPDEKVTRVVFHEITRPAIEAAFAEALGQAPASAEHGRREPGKLDMHLVDAQQARRVLDRLIGYPLTWFVQKKVSRGASAGRVQSVALGLIVKREREIQSFVPVEYWTIDAELEKDGRAFTAGLVAFEGMKKGAKIRPEFGPAGPAIPDEATANRLVEGFRRATFTVEAVKQGQRKVAPAPPFTTSTFQQAAVNRLGMSTARAMSVAQELYEGVNGMPGLITYMRTDSVAVSPVAQQQARAFIRETWGADFVPEKPRAYRTRARGAQEAHEAIRPTNPALRPEELRRSLSAEQLKVYDLIWRRFMASQMTDAVYRTVTVDIAAKAEGAPAGSFRANASTLVFEGHLKVYGAEAAETDEDGEQVVDALPEMAAGEALERRAVEAKRHETQPPPRYTEASLVRALEELGIGRPSTYASIVQTVLKREYVRKEGRQLVPQELGFIVHDLLEQHMKKYVDVPFTGEMEEELDEVASGERDWMEVLREFWPEFKAELERAEAEAEKEQQQTDILCEGCGQANLVIKWGRNGKFFGCPRYPECTFTLPMGPDGKPVKASAPEEIPYRCPKDGGKLLKKTGRFGAYVECENRAGGSCDFRAGVPVGVPCPEEPETGQLVEKSSRRGTFYACWNYPNCSYTTNSLEPGKMTPPRSPEVREEANRKLLERSARGKAAFAKRRANAAARKAS from the coding sequence GTGGCGACAGCGACAGCAACGCGACGACGGCGGAAGACGGACGCGGAGGCACCGGCCCTGGAAGGCGGGAGCGCCGCGGCGCCGGCGCGCGGCCGGAAGGGCCCGCGCTACCTCGTGGTGGTGGAGTCCCCGACGAAGGCGCGGACGCTCCAGAGCATCCTCGGCAGCGATTACGAGGTGATTGCATCGCTGGGGCACGTTCGGGACCTGCCGACCTACGGCTACGGCGTCGAGAACGTGGAGCAGCTGGATTTCCGCCCGAAGTACGTGGTGGTGAAGGACCGGAACGCGCGGGTCGACAAGGCGGAGGTCATCAGGGAGATCGCCGAGGCGGCGAAGCGGGCGGAACGGGTGTTCCTGAGCACGGACCCCGACCGGGAGGGCGAGGCGATCGCCTGGCACATCAAAGAGGCGGCGGGCATCCCGGACGAGAAGGTGACCCGGGTGGTGTTCCACGAGATTACGCGCCCGGCGATCGAGGCGGCATTTGCGGAGGCGCTGGGGCAGGCGCCGGCTTCGGCGGAGCACGGCCGGCGGGAGCCCGGGAAGCTCGACATGCACCTCGTGGATGCCCAGCAGGCGCGGCGGGTGCTCGACCGGCTGATCGGCTACCCGCTGACGTGGTTCGTGCAGAAGAAGGTGAGCCGCGGCGCGAGCGCGGGGCGGGTGCAGAGCGTGGCGCTCGGGCTGATCGTGAAGCGGGAGCGGGAGATCCAGTCGTTCGTGCCGGTGGAGTACTGGACGATTGACGCGGAGCTCGAGAAGGACGGGCGGGCGTTCACGGCCGGGCTGGTTGCCTTCGAGGGGATGAAGAAGGGCGCGAAGATCCGGCCGGAGTTCGGCCCGGCGGGCCCGGCTATCCCGGACGAAGCAACGGCGAATCGGCTGGTGGAGGGGTTCCGCCGGGCGACGTTTACGGTCGAGGCGGTCAAGCAGGGGCAGCGGAAGGTGGCGCCGGCGCCGCCGTTCACGACCAGCACCTTCCAGCAGGCAGCGGTGAACCGGCTGGGGATGAGCACGGCGCGGGCGATGAGCGTGGCGCAGGAGCTGTACGAAGGCGTCAACGGGATGCCCGGCCTGATTACGTACATGCGCACCGATTCGGTGGCGGTTTCGCCGGTGGCCCAGCAGCAGGCGCGGGCGTTCATCCGGGAGACGTGGGGAGCGGACTTCGTGCCGGAGAAGCCGCGGGCGTACCGGACCCGGGCGCGCGGGGCGCAGGAGGCGCACGAGGCCATTCGGCCGACAAACCCGGCGCTTCGCCCGGAGGAGCTGCGGAGGTCGCTGAGCGCCGAGCAGCTGAAGGTGTACGACCTGATCTGGCGGCGGTTCATGGCCAGCCAGATGACGGACGCCGTTTACAGGACGGTGACGGTTGATATTGCGGCGAAGGCCGAGGGTGCGCCCGCCGGTTCGTTCCGTGCAAACGCGAGCACGCTGGTGTTCGAGGGCCACCTCAAGGTCTACGGCGCCGAAGCGGCGGAGACGGACGAGGACGGCGAGCAGGTGGTGGATGCGCTGCCAGAAATGGCGGCCGGGGAAGCGCTCGAGCGGCGGGCTGTGGAGGCGAAGCGGCACGAGACCCAGCCGCCGCCCCGCTACACAGAGGCGTCGCTGGTGCGCGCCCTGGAGGAGCTGGGCATCGGGCGGCCGAGCACGTATGCGAGCATCGTCCAGACGGTGCTCAAGCGGGAGTACGTGCGGAAGGAGGGGCGCCAGCTGGTTCCGCAGGAGCTGGGCTTCATCGTGCACGACCTGCTCGAGCAGCACATGAAGAAGTACGTGGACGTGCCGTTCACCGGCGAGATGGAGGAGGAGCTCGACGAGGTTGCCTCGGGCGAGCGGGACTGGATGGAGGTGCTGCGGGAGTTCTGGCCGGAGTTCAAGGCGGAGCTTGAGCGGGCGGAGGCCGAGGCGGAGAAGGAGCAGCAGCAGACCGACATCCTCTGCGAGGGATGCGGGCAGGCGAATCTCGTGATCAAGTGGGGCCGGAACGGGAAGTTCTTCGGCTGCCCGCGCTACCCGGAGTGCACGTTCACGCTGCCGATGGGTCCCGACGGCAAGCCCGTGAAGGCGAGCGCGCCGGAGGAGATCCCTTACCGGTGCCCGAAGGACGGCGGGAAGCTGCTGAAGAAGACAGGCCGGTTCGGCGCCTACGTCGAGTGTGAGAACCGCGCGGGCGGTTCGTGCGATTTCCGGGCCGGGGTGCCGGTGGGGGTGCCGTGTCCCGAAGAGCCGGAGACGGGCCAGCTGGTGGAGAAGAGCTCGCGGCGGGGGACGTTCTACGCGTGCTGGAACTACCCGAACTGCAGCTATACGACGAACAGCCTCGAGCCGGGGAAGATGACCCCGCCCCGCTCGCCGGAGGTCCGGGAGGAGGCGAACCGGAAGCTGCTTGAGCGGAGCGCGCGCGGGAAGGCGGCCTTCGCGAAGCGCCGCGCCAATGCGGCGGCCCGCAAGGCGAGCTAA